The genomic interval AGGACGCGGCGTTCCGCGTGGTTCTCGACCTCGATGGCGAGCGCGTCGCGGCGTTCACGACCGACCCGCCGACGCCGGGCGAGACGGTCGCGCTCGGGGTCGCAGACGCAGACGTGACGGTGCTCGCGGCGGAGTGAGCGACGCGAGTGTGGGACACCGACCCATACACGTAGTGCATACAACAGAACTGTTTAATGCTTCACGGTGATACGCGGTGGTGATGAGTTCGGACTTCCAGCCGAAAACGCTCAGTGACATCCCGCCCGAACGCCGGCCCTCGCTCGGGGAGGCGCTCCTGCCGATTCTCGGCGTCGTCGTCTTCCTCGGCGTCGGCTCCGGCTACCTCGGGCTCGCACCGCACGGCCCCCTCCTCTGGAGCATCGTCTTCGCCGGCCTGGTCGGCCTCGTCCGCCTCGACCTCACCTACGCCGACCTCTACGACGCCGTCTCCAACGGCCTCATCATGGGCCTTCAGGCGCTCCTCATCCTGTTCACCATCTACGCCCTCATCGCCACCTGGGTCAGCGCCGGCACCATCCCCGGCCTGATGTACTACGGCCTCGGCATCCTCACGCCCGAAGTCTTCCTCCCCGTCACCGCCCTGCTCGCCGCCGTCGTCGCGTTCTCCATCGGGAGTTCCTGGACGACCGCCGGCACGCTCGGCGTCGCCTTCATCGGCATCGGCTCCGGCCTCGGCATCCCCGCACCGATGACCGCCGGCGCGATTCTCTCCGGCGCGTACGCCGGCGACAAACAGAGCCCGCTCAGCGACACCACCAACCTCGCCGCCGCCGTCACCAACACCGACCTCTACGACCACATCGACGCGATGAAGGTCGGAACCGCGCTCGCGCTCGGCCTCTCCGTCCTCGTCTACGCCGTCCTCGGCCTCCGCGCCGGCGGCGCGATCCCCGCCGGACAGGTCGAGAGCATCCGCGGCGCGCTCGCCGGCACCTACACCACGAACCCGCTCGTCTTCCTCCCGCTCGTAGTCACGTTCGGCCTCGCGCTCTACGGCGTCCCCGCCCTCCCCACGCTCGTCACCGGCGTGTTCGCCGGCGCGTTCACCACCGTCCTCCTCCAGGGCGGACAGTTCACCACCGCCTGGAACGTCTTCCTCAACGGCACCGCGCCCGAAACCGGCGTCGAACTCGTGAACAGCCTGCTCGCCACCGGCGGCCTCTCCGGGTCCGCGTGGACCATCACCGTCGTCGTCCTCGCGCTCTCCCTCGGCGGCCTCCTCGAAGGCATGGGCGTGCTCGCCGTGCTCGCGAATGAACTCCTCGACCTCGTCTGGAGCGAGAACAGCCTCGTCGCCGGCACCGGCGTCGCCGCCATCGTGACGAACGTCTTCAGCGCCCAGCAGTACATGAGCATCGTCCTGCCCGGTGTCAGCCTCCGGAACGCCTACGAGGAGTACGACCTCGACTCCCGCAACCTCTCCCGGGCCGTCGAAGCCGCCGGCACCCCGACCGGCGCGCTCATCCCGTGGCACGCCGGCGCGGTCTACATGTCCGGCGTATTCGGCGTCCCCACCCTCACCGGCAGCATCGACCTCGCGAACCTCTCCGTCTCCATCGGCGGGTACGCGCCCTACTACGCGTTCGCCTTCCTCAGCCCGCTCATCCTGTTCGCCATGGCCGCGACCGGCTACGGATTCGTCGCGAAATCCGACACCTGAGGGGGAAGGTTAACGGTTCGCGGGGCCGAACAAAAAACCATGACCGACGACGTACTCGACGGTTTTCTCGCCGAAGCCGGCGAGCGCGACACGCTCCGCGTCGCGCTCCACTACGAGGGGGACGCACACGACATACTCTACAAGCGAGACGACATCACCGCCGAGTTCACCGACGAGGAGTTCGACGAGATGGTGAAGAACGTCATCCTCAAAGCGCTCGACGAAATCCCCGAACAAAGCGAGTTCAACCGCTGGGGGACGCTCGACGTGACCGCGCGCTGGTTCAACGAAGTCCTCATCGTCCAGATTCCGCTCGGCGACTGGGAGGGCGTCATCCTGAGCTTCGACCGCGACAAACTCGACGACTACGGCGAACTCGTCAACGCCCTCCTCAACTACGTGGACACGGAACTCCGCCCCGAAGAAGAACCGGACGACCCCGCCGAAGACCACTTCGCCTAGAGGCGCTCCCACTCCGTCGGCGTCCCCTCCAACCCGAGGACGCGCACCTCGATACCGCTGCCCTCCTCCGCGAACCGCGTCTGCACCATCCCGTCGAACAGCGGCGCGAACGTGTCGAACGCGGACTTCCCGTCCGTCTCCAGCACCGTCGCGCCGAACCAGCCGTGCTGTTGCACGCGTCCCGTGAGCACGTTCATGAACCGGAACACCCGCCGGGTGTCCGCGTACATCAACATCGTCGAGAGCGACGCCAACCCGAACCGAACCGGACGGTCTTCGTCGCTGAACTGCTTGAAGAACCCGGCCGCGCGGATTCCGATGTCGGTGAGGTCGCCCGGCGAGGAGACGTACCGGATGTTCTCCCGCTCCTGGTAGTCGCCCCCGCGCTCGCGCGTCACGCAGTCGATGACGCCCGCGCGGCCCTCTATGGTCGCCGTGCGAATCGGAGGGGACAGGTCGAGCAAGCGGTCGGCGCTGTCCCGCGTCGTCACTACGACCGCGCCTTCGCCCCGAGATATCCCGCTCTCAACGAGCGAACGGGCGATTTCGCGCTTCCGGGTCATCGCCGGGCCGCCGATGAGGAGGTTCGTCCCCTCGGGAACGCCGTCGATCGGAAGCGCCGAGCCCACATCGAACATCGAACTACCTAGTGGTTCGGGCCTAACCGTCAAAAGAATATCCGTCTACTCGCGGAGTTCGTCCGCGAGCTGTCGGGCCGCCCGACGCACCGCGTCGTCGCTCGACTCCGGCGGCTCCCAGCCGAGCGCGGACAGCTTCTCGATGGACAGCCGCATCTTCGGCACGTCACCCGTCCACCCGCGGTCGCCGCCCGTGTACTTGTACTCTGGGTCGCAGTCAAGCACGTCCGCGACGATGTCCGCGATGGTGTTCACGCTCGTCGTCGTCCGCGTCCCGAGGTTGTACGTGTTCAGGTCGTCGTCCGCGTGCTCCACGACGTGACACATCGCGTCCACGCAGTCCTCCACGTGCAGGTAGGACTTCTCCTGGCGGCCGTTCCCGAGGATTTCGAGGGAGTCCGGGTCGTCCAAGAGCTTCTCGATGAAGTCCGGGATGACGTTCCCGCGCTGGCGCGGGCCGACGATGTTCGCGAACCGGTACATCCAGGACTGGATGCCGTGGCTGTGCGCGTACGTCGACACCAGGCCTTCGTCCGCGAGCTTCGACGCGCCGTAGATGCTGATGGGTTCCAGGGGCGCGTAATCCTCCGGGGTCGGCATCGGCGCTTCCCCGTACACCGTCGAGGAGGACGTGAACGCGAGGCTGTCCACGCCGACCTCGTTCATGCGTTCGAGGACGTTGTACGTCATCTCGCCGTTCTCCTCGAACAGCTTCCGGGGGTTCGAGTAGTTCGTGTCCGTGTACGCCGCGAAGTGGAACACGATATCGACATCCTCGGTGATAACCTCGGCTACGTCGTCCGCGTCGCGGAGGTCAGCCTTCTCGAACGCGACGCCGTCGGGGACGCGGTCGCGCGTGCCCTTCGAGAGGTTGTCCACGGCGAGCACGTCGTTCTCGTCCGCGAGGTGGCCGGCGAGGTGGGAGCCGACCAGCCCGGCGGCCCCCGTGACGACGACTCGCTGTCCCGTGAGTTCCATACGCGGACTGTCGGCGGCCCGGAGAAGTGCCTTCTGGTTCAGCCGTCGCTCGGGCTTGCGTGGCGTTCGGCGACACGACGACCGGACGCGGGGGCGTGTCGCGCACTCCGAATCCGAGTCCCGCGCGGCGACGGCTACGTCACGCCACCCGCTGGCCCCGCTATCCGATTTGAACGTTCGGTTCCGAAACGCGTTACCCGGCGCGGCCGCTCCACCACGGTATGCAGGGAGAACGCGAAGTCGTCGTCTGCCGGTACGGCCACCGCCCCGGCCGCGACGACCGCATGACGACGCACGTGGGACTGACGGCGCGCGCGCTCGGCGCTGACCGCGTCGTCTTCCCCGGGAACGCCGGGCAGTCCGCCGACACCGTCCGCGACATCACCGGCCGCTTCGGCGGCCCGTTCGCCGTCGAACTCACGGACGAACAGGACGCCCTCATCCGTGACTGGGACGGCGACATCGTCCACCTCACCATGTACGGCGAACGCGTGCAGGACGTCCAGGACGAGATTCGGGAAGCGCACGCGGACGATGACTTGCTCGTCGTGGTCGGCGGGGAGAAAGTCCCGTTCACCGTCTACGACCACGCCGACTGGAACGTCGCCGTCACCAACCAACCCCACTCCGAAGTCGCCGGCCTCGCCGTCTTCCTCGACCGACTCTTCGACGGCCGCGAACTCGACCAGAACTGGGAGGGAGCCGAACGCCGCGTCATCCCCGAAGAAACCGGGAAGAACGTCGAACAGCTCGACGAGTAACACCCGGCTCACGCGTCACGTCGTTTCCGCGTTCGCGTGTTCCGCGGCGCTTCGCCGGCTCGCGGTTCGTTTCACTCTCCGCTCGCTCGTTCCGCGGCGCTTCGCGCCGCGTACCCGATGGTATTAAGGGTCGTTCGGCCCGGAGTTACACGCAAATGGCTTTTGAGGACTTACTCGACGACCCGGTGGTGCAGAAGTACCTCCACGAACTCGTCGGGCCGACGGGAATGCCGGTCGCGGCCGCGCCGCCGGACGGCGAGGTGACGGATGAGGAGCTCGCGGAACGCCTCGGACTGGAGTTGAACGACGTGCGACGCGCGCTCTTCATCCTCTACGAGAACGACCTCGCGACCTACCGCCGGGTGCGCGACGAGGACTCGGGCTGGCTCACCTACCTCTGGACGTTCGAGTACGACAACATCCCGGAGAACCTCGCGGAGGAGATGGACCGCCTCCTGGAGGCGCTGCGGGAGCGCCGCGAGTACGAACTGGAGAACGAGTTCTACCTCTGCGAGGTGGACTCCATCCGGTTCGAGTTCGGTGAGGCGATGGACTTCGGGTTCGAGTGCCCCGAGTGCGGGTCGCCCCTGGAGTCGATGGAGAACACGGACATGCTGGCGTCCATCGACGACCGAATCGACGCGCTCGAATCGGAGTTGAACGCGGCATAATGGTCGTCCTCGCAACCAAAGTGTACGTCGGCGGCGACGCCCGCGAACGCGCGCTCGACGGCCTGCGGTCGCTCATCCGGAACACGGTCGGCGACCTCGACGTGGAGTTCGAAGTCGGCGTGCGCCACGACGGCTTCCCGTCCGTGACGCTGTCCGGGCCGGACGAGGAAGTCGCGCGGAACGCCCTGCGCGAGGAGTGGGGCGTCATCACGCCCCAGTTCCGCGAGGGCGACACCTACACGGGCACGCTCGAATTCTGGGACGAGGACGGGTTCGTGCTCGACGCGGGCGAGGAAGTGCGGATTCCCGCGGACGAACTCGGGCTCGGCCCGGGGACGCCCGAGCAAATCCGGAAGCGCTTCGGTCTCGTCCAGCACGTCCCGCTCCGGTTCGTGTACGGCGAGCCGTGCTCGCTCGCGGAGGCGGAGCGCGACCGCCTGTTCGAGTGGACGCGCGGCACCGGCCGCGTGAACGTGAACAGCGCGACCCGCGGGGAGACGCGCGCGACGGTGAACCGCGCGGGTCACGCGCACGACATCGTCACGGTCGAACGCCTCGGCCTCCTCGAACAGAGCATCATCTGTCGCGAGGACACGGACGCGCCCGGCCTGCTCTCCAGCATCGGCGAATACCTGCCCGCCGAACTCCTCGCCGTCGTTCCATGAGGCGTCGCCTGGTCGCGGTGCTCGCGGTCGCTCTCCTCGCGGCCACCGCCGGCTGTGCGGGCATGGGGTTCTCCGGGGCGAGCGGCGAGGACGTCTCCTACGACTGGAACGCGTCCGCGGACGCCTCCATCGACGTGTCCACGGGCTCCTACCAGGCGGTCTACCGCGCGAACAACACCACGGAACTCTCGTTCTCGACGCCGACCGAACTCACGGGAGACCAGCCGGTCTCGCTCTCCGCCGTGAAGTTCCGGTACCCGAACGGGACGATAGTGAACGAGTCCGTGGTGGACGTCTCGGAGACGCGCTCCGAGACCGTCGTGTCGATTCCCGCCGCGGACGGCCAGTTGGCGTTCACCGCGCCCGCCAGTCAGCGCGGCGTCACCGTCTCCGCGCCCGTCGAGGGCTCCTACGAGGTCGTGCTCCCCGGCGGGATGGACGTCCTGATTCCCGTGCTCGGCCACGTCGACCCCGGCGACTACGAGCGCTCGACGGCGGACGGCCGCGTCCACCTCGCGTGGGAGTCCCTCGACGGCGGGCACGTCGAGGCGAGTTACTACTACCAGCAGGACGTCTACATCTTCGCGGGCGTCATCGTGCTCGCCGCCCTGGTGGGCGTGACGGGCGCGTTCTACCTCCGAAACCAGATTCGACGGCTCCGCCAGTACCGGGAGGACGCCGGCCTCGACGTCGAATAGCGTTTTTGTCGCCGGCGCACGTTCGTCCGGTATGAACGTCGGTATCGTCACCGTCGGCGACGAACTGCTCTCCGGCGAGACGGAGAACACGAACGCGTCCTGGCTCGGCCGCCGACTCGCGGAGCGCGGCGTCACCGTCCGCCGGACGGTCGTCGTGCCGGACGAGGTCGGGGAGATAGCGGGGGAGACTCGGGAGTTCGCGGAGCGCTACGACGCCGCCATCGTCACCGGGGGGCTGGGGCCGACGCACGACGACGTGACGATGGACGGGGTCGCGGCGGCGTTCGACCGCGACGTGGTCGAACACCCGGACGCGGTCGCGTGGTTCGCGGAGCGCGACGGCTACCACAACAGCGACCTCGCCGAGGGGACGACGTTCCTCCCGGAGGACGCGCGAGTCCTCCCGAACGAGGAGGGCGTCGCGCCGGGCGCGGTCGTGGAGAACGTCTACGTCCTCCCCGGCGTGCCCGCCGAGATGAAGGCGATGTTCGAGTCGGTCGAGAGCGAGTTCGAGGGCGAGCGCACGCACGTCGAGGTCGTGCACTCCGAACAGCCGGAGTCCGCGCTCGTGGACGCGCTGACCGAGGTACAGGAACAGTTCGACGTGACCGTCGGGAGTTATCCCGGCGACGGCGTTCGCATCCGCGTCGGAAGCCCCGACCCGGAGACCGCCGAGGCGGCGGCCGCGTGGCTCCGCGAGCGCGTCTAGCGCAGGATGGACGCGACCCACGCGACGACGAACAGGACGCCGACGGCGAGGACGGCGTAGCTCGCGAGGTCGATTGGCAGGCTGCCCGCGGTTTCGGCGACGAGTGCGTTCATACCCGGTTCTCTCGCCCCGCGGGCTTAGTGTTTTTCGAGTCGCCGCGACCCGTCCGCACTTTACGCACCCCCACATAACGGGGGTATGCGCACTATCGGAGTCGTCGTGAACCCCATCGCGGGCATGGGGGGACGCGTCGGCCTGAAGGGAACCGACGGCGTCGTGGAGGAAGCCCGCCGGAGGGGCGCGGAGCCACGCGCTCCCGGCCGCGCGCGGAAGGCGTTTCGAGCGCTCCGCGACGCCGACCCGGACGTTCGCGTGCTCGCGTACGGCGGCCGGATGGGCGCGGACGAGGCCCGGGACGCCGGGTTCGACCCCGAGATTGTCGGTACGCCCGCGGGCGACGAGACGACCGCCGCCGACACCCGCGCTGCGGTTGCGGCGTTCGTGGACGCGGACGCCGACCTCGTGCTGTTCGTCGGCGGGGACGGCACCGCCGTGGACATCGCGGAGACGCTGAACGACCTCGGCGCGGAGACGCCGATGCTCGGCGTTCCGGCGGGCGTGAAGGTGTACTCGTCGGTGTTCGCGGTGCGCCCGGAGGCCGCGGGCCGAATCGCGGCGTCCTTCGAGCGCACCGAGGGACGCGAGGTGAACGACATCGACGAGGACGCCTACCGCGAGGGCGAGGTGCGCGCCGAACTGAAGGCCGTCGTCGAGGTGCCGGTCGCGGAACAGCTCCAGTCGAGCAAACAGCTCGCGGGCGGCACCGTGGAGGCGCTCGCGGAGGGCGTGGCGGACGGCGTCGAGGAGGGCGTGACGTACGTGCTCGGCCCCGGGAGCACCGTCGGCGCGGTGAAGGAGGCGTTCGGCTTCTCGGGGTCGCCGCTCGGCGTGGACGTGTGGCGGGACGGCGAGGTGCTCGTCCGGGACGCGACCGAGGACGAGATTCTCGCGCACCTCGGCGAGGAGAACGTCGTCGTGGTGTCGCCCATCGGCGGGCAGGGGTTCGTGTTCGGGCGCGGAAACCACCAGATAAGTCCCGCGGTGATTCGGCGGAGCGAACTCGAGGTCGTCGCATCTCGGCGGAAGCTCGACGACATCGGCGCGCTCCGCGTGGACACGGGCGACGAGGACGTGGACGAGTCGCTCCGCGGCTGGACGCAGGTCAGGACGGGTCGCTTCGAGCGCCGCCTCGTCAAGGTCGTCTAAGGCCGTCCGTACGGATGCTGGGAGACCCACAGATATCCCGGGAATCCTAAGGTCAATATAAGGTTCGAGAGACAAGATTAAGTCCGATTGGTCACTCTCTTCTGGTATGGACACGCGAAAGGTTCAACGCCTCGGCCCCTCCACGCTCGCGATGACGCTGCCCGCGGAGTGGGCGCGCGCGCAGAACGTCGAGAAGGGCGAGGAGATAACGGTTCGAGAGAGCGGGAAGGGAACGCTCACCATCACGCCCGAGTCCGCCCGCGAGGAGGACACCGAAGCCACGATTCACGTCGAATCGTTCGCCGCCGACGCCCCCGACAGCGTTGACGCCGTCGAGCGCGCCATCGTCGGCCAGTACGTGCTCGGCCGGCGCATCATCCACGTCGAGAGCGACGGCGCGCTCGACTCCGCGCACATCAACGCCGTCTACAAGGCCGAAACCCAGCTCATGGGTCTCGGCGTCATCGAGGAGACGCCCGAACGCATCACCATCCGCTGTTCGGTCGACCCCGAGGACTTCGACCTCGACAACCTCCTCCAGCGCCTCGAAAACACCGGCAGTACGATGCGCGGCGAGGCCGTGAAGGCGCTCGCGCACGGCAACCCCGACATCGCCCAGCGCGCGCTCAACCGCGAACGCCAGGCGAACAAGATCTTCGTCCTCTGCCTCCGTCTCATCTTCACCGCCTACCAGAACCCGAACCTCGCGCGCGCCGTCGGACTGGACGGCGGGTTCCCCCTCATCGGCTACCGGAGCGTCGTGAAGAACCTCGAACTCACCGCCGACAACGCCGAAGACATCGCCGAAATCGTCCTCGAAACCGAGGGGCACACGCTCGACATCGACTCGAAGATACTTCGCCGCATCCGCGAGTTCACCGACCAGGTCGACGAGATAACGAAACTCTCCGTCGACGCGGTCGTGAACCGCGACTACGACGCCACCGTCGAGGTTCGCAAGCTCTTCAAGGACATCGAAGACCGCGAGGACGACATCCTCGCCGACCTCCCCGAGATGGAGAACGAGAAACTCCTCCGCGTCCGCGAAGTCCTCGTGAGCCTCCAGCAGACCGCGCAGTACGCGATGCGGAACGCCGAAATCGCCGCGAACCTCGCGCTCAACGAGCAGTCCGACCACACCACCATCAACTGAGTTTTCTCGCGCGTATCGGACTCCGACTCTCCAGTTCGCACGCGAACCCCGGGTGCTCCGCGAAGTGCCGCACCAGCATGTGGCGTCGCGACCCCGTCAACCCCGCTTTCGAGAGGTCGTCGGCGTCGAACGTCTCGGGGAGGCGGTCGAACAACCGCCGCACCTCGTCGAACGTCTCGAACACCGCCGAGTTCCCCGTTGAGTCCGCGTTCCGGCGTTCCACGACGTAACTCCCGTCCTCGCGGTGGACGCAGGCGGTGCGGAAGAAGGATTCGCGCCGCGTGAGGGCGTCCCCGACGCCGGTCTTCAGTTCCTTCGCGGCGTCCCGGGAGAGTTCGAGCGTCTCGTCACCTATCGTGACGACGACCGATTCGCCCTCGCCGTCGACTGAAATCTCGTCACGCGCGGAGAACGCGACCAGGAGACTGAGTACTCCGTGCCATACTCGACACACGGGCCTCCTCGCTCATAAACGTACCTCCCTGACTGACCGAGAGAATCCCGTCGTCCTCGGTCGTGGTTCCCGCCGTCGTCGTTCCGCCGTCGCTCGTCGTCGTGGTCGTGTCGCCGTCGAGCACGCCGCCATCGTCCGTCGTCGTTCCGTCCTCGGTGGTCGTTCCGGCAGTCGTCGTCCCGTCACTCGTGGTCGTGTCGTCGCTCGTCGTCGTGGTGGCGTCGTCGCTCGTGTCGTTCCCGGGGTCGTCCCGGAAGATGTTCGTCTCGATGGTGCGGGTGTACGTGAGGTCGCGGAGCGGGATGCGCATCGCGCTCGCGCCCTCCACGGGCGGTTCGATGACCGCGTAGAAGTCGATGGTGAGGTTCGTCACCTGGTCGTTCCGGAGGTGGGACACCCACCACTCGTCGAGGCGCTGGTTCCGGATGGCCGTCGTCGCCTCCACCTCCTTCGACGCGTGCGGCGGCACGACGACGCCCTTGTCGAGTTCACCGCTCCCGACGGAGATGTCGTTCATCGTGATGTTGTACCCGATTTTGGAGACGCCGAGCGGAGCGTCCTTCGGGTTGTGAACGAGGAACTCCATGTCGATGGGGGTCTCCGCGGACGACACCTCGCCCCAGGAGGCGTTCGTGCGATTCACGTAGAACAGGGGGTCGTCCACGAGCACGCTCCCCGAGTTTACGGCGCGCGTCTCGCTCGAATTGAACTGGCTGATGATGTCCGTCGAAATCGTCTGTCCGCCGGTCTGATAGTTGAACGTGCGGCCGAGCAGTCCGGAGTGCACGTCCGCGTTCACGACGAGCGACGTGGTCTCCTCGTTCCGGATGTGCGTCACCCACCAGTCCGGAATCCGGTCGTTTTGCAAGTATGTCGTGAGATTGATCGACGTGTTCCCGGTGTCGATGTCGAACCCGGACTTCGACCCCGTCGCCACCGTCACGTCGTTCATCAGCACGCTGTAGTTCACGGTCGTGTCGCCGAGCCGAATCCCGATTGGGTTCGGGTTGTGCACGACGAGTTCGGTGTTCACTGCCGTCGTGTCGTTCGTGACCTCCCCGAAGCCGTTGTCCATCGAGGCCACGCTCGGCACGCCGACGACACCCGTCACGACCGCGCCCCCCGCCACGACGCCCAGGCCGAGAACGACGGTGAGCGCGACGCGGATAGTGCTCCCGAACAACAGCGAACGAACGTCCATACGTCGTGAACGAACGTCCCGTGGTTAATCGTTGTCGGCCGCCATGGAAGTGATTAAGTTACTCGCACGGGACGACTCGCGTATGGCAACCGAAACTGACGCGAGCATCGGCGGCGGCGTGCTCCTCGGCGCGCTCAGCGTCGCCGGCGCGCTCGGAATGTACGTCGCGCAGAGCCAGGCGAACACCGCGTACGCGTTCGCCGCCGCAGTCACCCTCGGCGTCCTCGCCGTCGGCGCGTTCCACGTCTACGACTGACGCCGCAGGGCGATGCGTTTTTGCGGGTACTCCCACAACCACCGGGTATGCCCACGACATCGAAGACCGACCGCGTCCTCTCGTTCCTGTTCAGTCCAGTCAGCTCCGACGACCCCTTCATGACGCTCGTCGGCCTGATGCTGTTCACGGCGATGCTGTTCCTCTTCCTCCCCCTCCTCCCCGTCCTCGCCGCGCTCTGGGTGCTGGACGAGGTGCTCGGCACTCCCGGCGCGGAGTAATCAGCAGAACCATTAAGCGCTCGAAACGCATACCCTGTCGCTAATGGCCGACTACACCGAGGAGGAGCGCGAAATCGTGAACTACCTCCGGGAGAGCGTGGCCACCGGCGAGCGGTACTTCCGCGCGAAGACCATCGCGGACGCCATCGGTCTCACCGCGAAACAGGTGGGCGTGCGACTGCCGCGGCTCGCGGAGAAGTCGGAGGACGTGGACATCGAGAAGTGGGGGCGGTCGCGCTCGACCACGTGGAAGGTCGAACCGCAGTAATCGGCGGGTTTTTCTCTCGACCGCTCGACGTGGGCGTATGACCGTACGTGTCGAGCGGACGTTCGACCTCGACGCGCCGCCGGAGGACGTGTGGGCGTTCATCGCCGACCCGACGCGCCGCGCGAGCGCCATCAGCGTCGTGGACTCCTTCGAGCAGGACGGCGACGTGACGACGTGGCACGTCCGCGTCCCCGTGGTGAACCGCACGATTCCCGTCGAGACCCGGGACGTGGAGCGCGAGGACGGCGAGTACGTGAAGTTCGTCGGGAAGTCCAAGGTGCTCCGCGTCACCGGCGAGCACCGCATCGAACCCCGGGAGTGCGGGGGGACGCGGCTCCACAACGAGTTCGTGGTGGACGGCCGATTGCCCGGCGTCGAACGGTTCTTCAAGCGGAACCTCGACGAGGAACTGGACAACCTCCGGCGGCGACTGGACGAATGAGACTCGCGCTCGCCCAACTGGAGGTCGAGGCCGCGGCCGTGGACGCGAACACCGACCGCGCCGTCACCGCCATCGAAACCGCCGCAGGCGAGGGCGCAGACCTCGTCGCGCTCCCCGAAATCTTCAACGTGGGGTACTTCGCGTTCGACGCCTACCAGCGCGAGGCCGAAGCCCTCGACGGCCCGACGCTCACCCGGATTCGGGACGCGGCGCGCGAGAACGACGTGGCCGTGCTCGCCGGGAGCGTCGTCGAGGACCTCGCCGCGACCGACGGCGGCCCCGCCGACGAGGGGCTGGCGAACACGAGCGTCCTCTTCGACTCGTCGGGCGACCGCCTGCTCGCGTACCGGAAACACCACCTGTTCGGCTACGAGTCCGCCGAAGCCCGCATGCTCGTCCCCGGCGAGGACGTGCCGACCGCCGACCTCGACGGCTTCACGGTCGGCGTCACCACCTGTTACGACCTCCGC from Salarchaeum japonicum carries:
- a CDS encoding phosphate uptake regulator PhoU, which translates into the protein MDTRKVQRLGPSTLAMTLPAEWARAQNVEKGEEITVRESGKGTLTITPESAREEDTEATIHVESFAADAPDSVDAVERAIVGQYVLGRRIIHVESDGALDSAHINAVYKAETQLMGLGVIEETPERITIRCSVDPEDFDLDNLLQRLENTGSTMRGEAVKALAHGNPDIAQRALNRERQANKIFVLCLRLIFTAYQNPNLARAVGLDGGFPLIGYRSVVKNLELTADNAEDIAEIVLETEGHTLDIDSKILRRIREFTDQVDEITKLSVDAVVNRDYDATVEVRKLFKDIEDREDDILADLPEMENEKLLRVREVLVSLQQTAQYAMRNAEIAANLALNEQSDHTTIN
- a CDS encoding DUF7528 family protein; translated protein: MSVDGEGESVVVTIGDETLELSRDAAKELKTGVGDALTRRESFFRTACVHREDGSYVVERRNADSTGNSAVFETFDEVRRLFDRLPETFDADDLSKAGLTGSRRHMLVRHFAEHPGFACELESRSPIRARKLS
- a CDS encoding LEA type 2 family protein yields the protein MDVRSLLFGSTIRVALTVVLGLGVVAGGAVVTGVVGVPSVASMDNGFGEVTNDTTAVNTELVVHNPNPIGIRLGDTTVNYSVLMNDVTVATGSKSGFDIDTGNTSINLTTYLQNDRIPDWWVTHIRNEETTSLVVNADVHSGLLGRTFNYQTGGQTISTDIISQFNSSETRAVNSGSVLVDDPLFYVNRTNASWGEVSSAETPIDMEFLVHNPKDAPLGVSKIGYNITMNDISVGSGELDKGVVVPPHASKEVEATTAIRNQRLDEWWVSHLRNDQVTNLTIDFYAVIEPPVEGASAMRIPLRDLTYTRTIETNIFRDDPGNDTSDDATTTTSDDTTTSDGTTTAGTTTEDGTTTDDGGVLDGDTTTTTSDGGTTTAGTTTEDDGILSVSQGGTFMSEEARVSSMARSTQSPGRVLRA
- a CDS encoding DUF7525 family protein, translated to MATETDASIGGGVLLGALSVAGALGMYVAQSQANTAYAFAAAVTLGVLAVGAFHVYD
- a CDS encoding DUF7535 family protein, translated to MPTTSKTDRVLSFLFSPVSSDDPFMTLVGLMLFTAMLFLFLPLLPVLAALWVLDEVLGTPGAE
- a CDS encoding DUF7123 family protein → MADYTEEEREIVNYLRESVATGERYFRAKTIADAIGLTAKQVGVRLPRLAEKSEDVDIEKWGRSRSTTWKVEPQ
- a CDS encoding SRPBCC family protein — its product is MTVRVERTFDLDAPPEDVWAFIADPTRRASAISVVDSFEQDGDVTTWHVRVPVVNRTIPVETRDVEREDGEYVKFVGKSKVLRVTGEHRIEPRECGGTRLHNEFVVDGRLPGVERFFKRNLDEELDNLRRRLDE
- a CDS encoding carbon-nitrogen family hydrolase — encoded protein: MRLALAQLEVEAAAVDANTDRAVTAIETAAGEGADLVALPEIFNVGYFAFDAYQREAEALDGPTLTRIRDAARENDVAVLAGSVVEDLAATDGGPADEGLANTSVLFDSSGDRLLAYRKHHLFGYESAEARMLVPGEDVPTADLDGFTVGVTTCYDLRFPELYRDLADAGVDLVLVPSAWPYPRVEHWKTLPRARAIENLAYVATINGSGSFEDATLLGRSTVYDPWGTPIATTDDDPDIVTADVSSDHVAETRAEFPALRDRRR